One window of Pseudacidobacterium ailaaui genomic DNA carries:
- a CDS encoding TonB-dependent receptor has product MKSVGRGLLAFLAVVFMIAVTMLPLTVHAQAVSATLLGSITDKTGASIPNARIVIHELSTGIQHETVTNGSGNYTFPDLPPGAYSVTAEATGFKKETRASVDVVVNTATRVDLELEPGSATETITVTDVPPILQTDRADVSTKFEARHVEDMPLSVNRNFQGLLNLVPGTTPATFQHSQFFNAQSSLQTEVNGIPRMGNSYQIEGIDDDERTGLLQIMIPPADAIQTVDISTNNFEAELGRAIGAVTNVTLKSGSNAFHGSAIEYLQNSAFDARSYFSKKVGHVAYNYFGGNFSGPIIRNKLFFYGDYYRTSDHEANSNTLTIPPKEFYTPNANGYIDLSAPLKSDGTGQIYDPNTGNPDGSGRTPFPNNQIPFNRVNPVSLKLLQLLPAEIPGSSLAAPSNNYFAVLPFQKTADSYDAKIDAQLTEKDHLSGRFSYQHVSVFQAPVFGDIAGGPAQGAFEGTGIQNAMSTGVNYDRAFSATLLTEVRIGVAHYHNDATPAGYGHDYATQIGVPGVNISQFTSGQVGIDLGSFSSPIIGYSASLPWRRGEANIDFVNHWTKILGNHTFKFGGDLRRVQDNLLQDQTFSPRGVIQFRENQTSIKGGKTNVANDMASFLLDVPSQVGRDINTYSPAYRQWWLFLFAGDKWQASSKLTLDLGLRWEFYPPATPGKAGGFSNYDPTTSTLVIAGVGNNPSNLGMKTRYTYFAPRTGFAFRATDKTVLRGGFGISYMPFPDNTYAYNYPVRANNSYQPLGAYTAAVLDNGQIATFQAGFPAPKPIEVPSNGLLAAPKNQSYVVIPKDYQNPYVESWNVALEQALAGQFTMQLSYVGNHGVRIGAAQNINLPPALGLGPTAEPEAIAFGRTAATNVYFLGFSSNYQALQAQLRRRFTNGLATETAFTWGKGLGYQSGDDGGLTFWIDQRRNYAPNDYDRRLNFEESFTYELPFGKGKRWLNRGVSSVAFGGWKLSGIISIVSGTPFTVTANGGSINTPGQTQTANLVKPFHVLHGIGPGRSWFDITSFAQPVGCTGTPCAVQYGITMGNTGRNQFYGPGFIQDNVSAFKTFPLWESLTLETRVDAFQLSNTPQFANPSSSYTSSTFGQVTSTIGSGSGVNGTGGGRALQLSGKIRF; this is encoded by the coding sequence ATGAAATCGGTAGGCCGGGGTCTTCTTGCCTTTCTGGCGGTAGTTTTCATGATTGCTGTGACGATGTTGCCGCTTACGGTCCATGCTCAGGCCGTTTCCGCGACATTATTGGGCAGCATCACTGATAAGACCGGGGCGAGCATCCCCAACGCAAGAATTGTTATCCATGAGCTTTCTACTGGCATCCAGCATGAAACAGTAACTAATGGAAGTGGTAACTACACCTTCCCCGACCTGCCACCGGGTGCATACTCCGTTACAGCAGAAGCCACCGGATTCAAGAAGGAAACCCGTGCTAGCGTGGATGTTGTTGTAAATACCGCTACGCGTGTAGACCTGGAGCTTGAGCCCGGAAGCGCTACAGAAACCATCACGGTGACGGATGTTCCTCCGATTCTGCAAACAGACCGTGCTGATGTGAGCACGAAGTTTGAGGCGCGTCATGTGGAGGACATGCCATTGAGCGTAAACCGTAATTTTCAAGGCTTGTTGAATCTGGTGCCGGGAACGACGCCCGCCACGTTTCAGCACTCACAATTTTTTAATGCGCAGAGCTCGCTTCAGACAGAAGTAAATGGGATACCCCGGATGGGGAACAGTTATCAGATTGAAGGGATTGATGACGATGAGCGGACCGGTCTGCTGCAAATCATGATTCCACCTGCTGATGCCATACAGACAGTAGACATTTCTACCAACAACTTCGAAGCAGAGCTGGGCCGCGCCATTGGAGCAGTGACCAATGTGACATTAAAGTCCGGTTCCAATGCTTTTCATGGTTCGGCGATTGAATATCTGCAAAATAGTGCGTTTGACGCGCGATCATATTTCAGCAAAAAAGTCGGCCATGTAGCTTACAACTACTTTGGCGGGAACTTCAGTGGCCCGATCATTCGAAACAAGCTTTTCTTTTACGGGGACTACTATCGCACATCCGATCATGAGGCCAATTCCAATACACTCACCATTCCTCCCAAAGAGTTTTATACGCCGAATGCGAATGGTTACATTGATTTGAGCGCGCCTTTGAAGAGCGATGGTACGGGCCAGATTTACGACCCGAATACGGGAAACCCTGATGGCAGTGGGAGGACACCATTCCCGAACAATCAGATTCCCTTCAATCGGGTCAATCCTGTTTCCTTAAAGCTGCTGCAGCTTCTGCCAGCTGAGATCCCGGGTAGCTCGCTCGCGGCACCCAGTAACAACTACTTTGCTGTGCTGCCCTTTCAGAAGACGGCAGATTCATATGACGCGAAGATTGATGCACAGCTTACTGAGAAAGACCATCTGAGCGGTCGATTCAGTTATCAGCATGTGAGTGTATTTCAGGCACCGGTTTTTGGAGACATTGCCGGTGGTCCGGCGCAGGGAGCATTTGAAGGAACGGGAATCCAGAATGCCATGAGCACTGGAGTCAATTATGACCGTGCATTTTCGGCCACATTGCTTACCGAGGTCCGTATTGGCGTTGCGCACTACCACAACGATGCGACGCCGGCAGGGTATGGCCATGACTATGCAACGCAGATTGGTGTTCCTGGCGTGAATATCAGTCAGTTCACAAGCGGACAGGTAGGGATTGATCTGGGATCGTTCAGCAGTCCGATTATCGGGTACTCAGCATCATTGCCGTGGAGGCGTGGTGAAGCGAATATTGATTTCGTTAATCACTGGACAAAAATCCTCGGCAACCACACTTTCAAGTTTGGTGGAGACCTGCGCCGGGTCCAGGACAATCTACTGCAGGATCAGACTTTCAGTCCGCGCGGAGTGATTCAGTTCCGCGAAAATCAGACTTCGATCAAGGGCGGCAAGACGAACGTCGCCAATGATATGGCCAGCTTTCTTCTGGATGTACCGAGTCAGGTGGGACGCGACATCAACACTTACTCTCCGGCGTATCGGCAGTGGTGGTTGTTTCTTTTTGCGGGAGATAAATGGCAGGCCTCTTCTAAATTGACCTTGGACCTTGGACTACGCTGGGAGTTTTATCCTCCAGCTACGCCTGGCAAAGCCGGCGGGTTTTCCAATTATGATCCAACAACCAGTACGCTGGTCATTGCTGGAGTGGGGAACAATCCTTCAAACCTTGGCATGAAAACACGCTACACCTATTTTGCGCCGCGTACAGGGTTTGCCTTCCGCGCAACGGACAAGACGGTGCTGCGAGGCGGATTTGGCATCAGCTATATGCCCTTTCCTGACAATACTTACGCTTACAACTATCCAGTGCGCGCCAACAACAGTTATCAGCCGCTGGGTGCTTATACCGCTGCTGTATTGGACAATGGCCAGATTGCTACATTCCAGGCAGGATTTCCGGCGCCGAAGCCAATCGAGGTCCCCTCAAATGGTTTGCTGGCTGCGCCTAAGAACCAGTCTTATGTCGTAATTCCGAAGGACTATCAGAATCCTTATGTAGAGTCATGGAATGTTGCTCTGGAGCAGGCCTTGGCCGGGCAGTTCACCATGCAGCTGTCCTATGTGGGCAATCATGGTGTCCGTATTGGTGCGGCACAGAACATAAACCTGCCACCCGCGCTGGGATTGGGTCCGACCGCAGAACCAGAGGCCATTGCGTTTGGCCGTACTGCCGCTACCAACGTGTATTTCCTTGGCTTTTCATCGAATTATCAGGCGCTTCAGGCGCAGCTTCGGCGGAGATTTACCAATGGTCTGGCCACAGAAACCGCGTTTACCTGGGGTAAAGGGCTCGGCTACCAAAGCGGCGATGATGGAGGATTGACCTTCTGGATTGATCAGCGCCGCAACTATGCTCCTAACGACTATGATCGTCGCCTGAACTTTGAGGAGAGCTTTACGTATGAGTTGCCATTTGGAAAAGGAAAGCGTTGGCTGAACCGAGGCGTTTCCTCTGTTGCCTTCGGAGGATGGAAACTGTCAGGCATCATTTCCATTGTGTCAGGAACGCCATTTACGGTGACTGCAAATGGTGGCTCAATCAATACACCCGGTCAAACGCAGACGGCAAACCTGGTGAAGCCCTTCCATGTCCTTCATGGAATTGGTCCGGGCAGGTCATGGTTTGATATCACCAGCTTTGCTCAGCCGGTGGGATGCACCGGCACCCCTTGTGCTGTTCAGTATGGAATCACGATGGGCAATACCGGGCGCAACCAGTTCTATGGGCCGGGTTTTATTCAGGACAACGTTTCTGCCTTTAAGACCTTTCCTCTTTGGGAAAGCCTGACACTGGAGACCCGTGTGGACGCCTTTCAGCTAAGCAATACGCCGCAATTTGCAAATCCAAGCTCTTCTTATACCAGCAGCACGTTTGGTCAGGTCACTTCCACCATTGGCAGCGG
- the prfB gene encoding peptide chain release factor 2 (programmed frameshift) encodes MLNDLEFAYAPVRDKVRDLREYLDPNGLRKQLAQIESKLSDPGIWANAAASQPLMRERKRMEEQLAADEELVRRTSDIEAYFDLAREGEPVEEDLAREIKALDEYATKLEERTMLSGETDPLNAIVTVHPGAGGTESQDWAEMLMRMYLRWAEQQGFRTEMNDYQDGEEAGIKSATFTISGEYAFGLLSGESGVHRLVRISPYDAAKRRHTSFASVFVSPEIDDSIEVEIKAEDIRVDTYRSGGKGGQHVNTTDSAVRITHIPTGIVVSCQNERSQHKNRDKAMKMLRSRLYEYELEKKKAETKKLEDAKLDINFGSQIRSYVLQPYRMAKDHRTKVEVGDVDRVLDGYLEPFIRGYLLMRRNGGIPAAADAEDDLE; translated from the exons GTGCTGAACGATCTCGAATTCGCTTATGCTCCCGTGCGCGACAAAGTGCGCGACCTGCGGGAGTATCTT GACCCGAACGGGTTACGCAAACAACTAGCGCAGATTGAAAGTAAACTCTCCGACCCCGGAATCTGGGCCAATGCGGCCGCGTCACAGCCTCTGATGCGTGAACGTAAGCGTATGGAAGAACAGCTTGCCGCAGATGAAGAACTTGTGCGCCGTACCAGCGACATTGAAGCGTATTTCGACCTGGCACGGGAGGGGGAGCCAGTTGAGGAAGATCTTGCGCGTGAAATCAAGGCGCTGGATGAGTATGCAACGAAACTGGAAGAGCGCACGATGCTCTCCGGCGAGACCGATCCGCTCAATGCAATCGTGACAGTCCATCCAGGAGCCGGTGGAACAGAGAGCCAGGACTGGGCTGAGATGCTGATGCGTATGTATCTCCGCTGGGCCGAACAGCAAGGGTTCAGGACGGAAATGAACGATTACCAGGATGGCGAAGAGGCCGGAATCAAATCCGCAACCTTTACCATTTCGGGAGAGTATGCATTCGGATTGCTTTCGGGGGAAAGCGGAGTGCACCGTCTGGTGCGCATCTCCCCTTATGATGCAGCGAAGCGCAGGCATACTTCATTTGCATCTGTCTTTGTTTCTCCAGAAATTGATGATTCGATTGAAGTGGAAATCAAAGCGGAAGACATTCGCGTAGACACGTATCGCTCGGGCGGCAAAGGCGGACAGCATGTCAATACCACCGACTCCGCGGTGCGCATTACGCATATTCCTACCGGGATTGTAGTCTCTTGCCAGAATGAGCGGTCTCAGCACAAGAACCGTGACAAAGCAATGAAGATGTTGCGTTCGCGGCTCTATGAATACGAGTTGGAAAAGAAGAAGGCCGAAACAAAAAAGCTTGAAGACGCGAAGCTGGACATCAATTTCGGATCGCAGATACGTTCTTATGTGCTGCAGCCTTATCGCATGGCCAAAGATCATCGCACCAAAGTAGAAGTGGGTGATGTTGATCGGGTCCTGGATGGTTATCTGGAGCCGTTTATCCGCGGATATCTGCTTATGCGCAGAAACGGTGGCATACCGGCTGCCGCCGATGCAGAAGACGACCTGGAGTAG
- the lnt gene encoding apolipoprotein N-acyltransferase, which produces MRLLTRHPVLLGLISGILLDLPFPIAGPLPLWRAVFAWMAFVPLLYGILSEANLQHPRYLRRSALAGYTCGVSWYVLNCYWIYDTMHIYGNVPGPGAAGILLLYSMVLGLYFALFALLMAICRKAFSKAAIVLACAPFFWAAIELAASRITSVPWDQLGYSQVDNFLLTRLAPYTGVYGISFTLMAGNSLLAAALLAHSVHVRLRTGVGTVLLILLLQSGSFVRPKPEPTSDYAVLLQPNLDVGVSNLWVGPEWNENAMQILNQSLVHCTPMIAGMPSVHAAVVQPKCPQDLPAPGLVAWPESPSAFRSNDPRFVALMREIATANRSPVIAGAIGEDETGEYNSAVFTAPDGNIIGRYDKIHLVPFGEFVPYREIFFFAKHLTQQVGDFNRGRYRRVFRANGHEFGIFICYESIFADEVRQFAVNGAQVFVNISDDGWYGDTSAPWQHLNMARMRAIENHRWILRDTNNGVTTAIDPLGRVTYSAPRHENTSLAVRYGYENGLTFYSRNGDVFAGLCGIISIAAIALALRFRLQIKAKVRSH; this is translated from the coding sequence ATGCGACTTTTGACCCGTCACCCTGTGCTGCTGGGGCTGATTTCAGGTATTCTGCTGGATTTGCCGTTTCCGATTGCAGGCCCTTTACCGCTGTGGCGCGCGGTCTTTGCCTGGATGGCCTTCGTGCCATTGCTCTATGGGATCCTCAGCGAAGCCAATCTCCAGCATCCACGTTATTTGCGTCGTAGTGCTCTGGCTGGTTACACGTGCGGAGTATCGTGGTATGTCCTGAACTGTTATTGGATCTACGACACCATGCACATTTACGGCAATGTGCCGGGGCCGGGCGCGGCAGGAATTCTGCTGCTTTACAGCATGGTGCTTGGCCTGTACTTTGCCCTGTTCGCACTGCTGATGGCCATCTGCCGGAAAGCCTTCAGCAAAGCTGCCATTGTACTGGCATGCGCACCTTTTTTCTGGGCAGCCATTGAACTGGCTGCTTCGCGCATAACCAGCGTTCCCTGGGACCAGCTTGGATATTCGCAGGTGGACAACTTTCTTCTGACTCGACTTGCCCCCTACACCGGCGTTTATGGTATCTCTTTCACCCTTATGGCGGGAAACTCGCTGCTGGCTGCCGCCTTGCTTGCGCATTCCGTACATGTAAGGCTGCGGACAGGCGTAGGAACAGTCCTGCTGATTCTTTTGCTGCAATCCGGGTCCTTCGTTCGGCCCAAACCGGAACCGACCTCGGACTATGCTGTGCTGCTTCAGCCCAATCTGGACGTAGGCGTTTCAAATTTATGGGTCGGGCCCGAATGGAATGAGAATGCCATGCAGATTCTCAATCAAAGTCTGGTCCACTGCACGCCCATGATCGCCGGAATGCCTTCTGTTCATGCAGCGGTCGTGCAACCAAAGTGTCCGCAGGACCTGCCTGCTCCGGGACTGGTCGCATGGCCTGAGTCCCCGTCAGCCTTTCGCAGCAATGATCCACGCTTTGTTGCTCTGATGAGAGAGATTGCTACGGCAAACCGCAGTCCTGTAATTGCAGGGGCCATTGGAGAAGACGAGACGGGCGAGTACAACTCGGCGGTTTTTACGGCCCCCGATGGCAACATCATCGGACGCTATGACAAGATCCATCTGGTGCCGTTTGGCGAGTTTGTCCCTTACCGCGAGATCTTTTTCTTTGCAAAGCACCTTACGCAGCAGGTTGGAGACTTTAACCGGGGCAGATATCGCCGGGTCTTCCGTGCCAATGGGCATGAGTTTGGAATCTTTATCTGCTATGAATCGATCTTTGCCGACGAAGTGCGTCAGTTTGCCGTGAATGGAGCACAGGTTTTTGTCAATATCTCTGACGACGGCTGGTATGGGGATACCAGCGCTCCATGGCAGCACCTGAATATGGCGCGAATGCGCGCGATTGAAAATCATCGGTGGATCCTGCGCGACACAAACAATGGGGTCACAACGGCCATTGACCCGCTGGGGCGTGTGACCTACAGTGCTCCCCGGCATGAAAATACATCCCTGGCGGTCCGCTATGGGTATGAAAATGGTCTCACCTTCTACTCACGAAACGGTGATGTCTTCGCGGGGCTTTGTGGGATAATTTCCATAGCAGCGATTGCGCTGGCATTGCGTTTTCGTCTGCAAATCAAGGCAAAAGTCAGGTCTCATTAG